The genomic window CCCCAGCCGGTGTCATGTGTGTGGCCACAGCTGTCCGGGCCCCGCCAGCCTCCGCGCGCACTACAGCCTGCACACGGGGGAGCGGCCCTACCGCTGCGCCCTCTGCCCCCGGGCCTTCAAGGCCCTGGCGCCTCTGCTGCGGCACCAGCACCGACACGGGGTGGAGCCGGGGAGCTCTCAGAGGCccccggaggcggcggcggctcgGGAACAGAGGCCCGGGGTGCCCCAGGAGAGGTCGGAGGTGGTgatggcggcggcggcagcgggcgCGGCGGTGGGGAAGCCTTTCGCCTGCAGGTTCTGCGCCAAGCCGTTCCGCCGCTCATCAGACATGCGCGACCACGAGCGGGTGCACACGGGCGAGCGGCCCTACCACTGCGGCATCTGCGGCAAGGGCTTCACCCAGTCCTCGGTGCTCAGCGGCCACGCGCGCATCCACACCGGGGAACGCCCCTTCCGCTGCGCCCTGTGCGATCGCACTTTCAACAACTCCTCTAACTTCCGCAAACACCAGCGCACCCACTTCCACGGGccagggccaggggtgggggactCTGGCAGCCAGCTGGCGTCCGGGGCCGAGGAGCCAGGGAGTGGCTGTGGGGCAGGAGACAGTCTGGAAGAAGGCCAAGGGGAGACGGCAAAGGTGAAGGTGGAGGTCGCCCAGTAGGCTGGGAGAGCAGGGACATGGGGGCATCAACGTGGGAAATAGGAGGCACATTgcaagggagggggtgggtgggaaaaggaggcaggagagaggagatgggggTAGAGGTGAAAAGAGCTAACAGTGATGGCCATGAGCAGCTAGTACAGGAGAACAGGTTTCGGGACACCCACAGACCCATACAGCACCTCCATGAGACTCAGAAAGGCACAGACACAGACTTGTGGATGCCCAGGTACGTGTGAGGAACACAGGCTGGTTTTCACGCCCAAGCCGCCTGCTCGTTTGGTTGTCCTCATGCAAGACACAGTTtgtccccacagagcctgggCACCGAAGAGGGTGAGCCAGGGTTGAATGGAAGGGGCAGAACTGGGGTCAGTCCTTCATCTACAGAACCCTGGACTATCTTGGGGGCCTAGGGTGGACCAGGATGGAATCTTTTGCCTACCTCACTGGATTGCACTGAACCTGGGATGCGTACTCACCCTCAGGCAGAAGACACCCACCAGGTCCTCCATGAAGAGACTCTGGGATCCCATCACCTCGAAGCCAGAGGGTCCCCAAGTCCTAGCTGAGAGCACTTGAGCCTCAAGGATGTAAGCATGACCCTAAGGATCTTGACTCTAAGAGTTGCTCCCTGCTCCCATGGTGGGCCCTCCTTAACCCACTGACTCTGAGGCAACAGCATTACAACAGACACCAAACAGCCACCTAATACCCCATCATAGGCCTTTAGGTTCAGAGCCCATGGCCCCCAGGGCTACAGAgtagcctcagttttctctgatCTCCTCCACTCCCTGTTTGAAGCAAACAGCTTACTGCCTGACCCAATGCTATCCCACGGAAGTGTTGGGGAAGGCAGCATGGTGGGCTGGCCTGTGTACGGCAGGTGTGGAATGAACTGAGTCACTGTGGCGGGGGCAAAAGGAGGACCTgggagctggaggtggggagccTCCAGTTCTCCTATTAAAGGACTTTCTGAAGGGTCTCTGTCAGTCTTGTGTTTCGGGGGTGGGAGTAGAGGGTCCACACTGTGGTCTTGCCAGGAGCAGTGAATTGCAGATCTCTCTCCaaatctctgtttcctcatctttacaaTGGGGGTGGACAGTGTCTGGCTCTTCAGAGATGTTGTGTGCTTCACCTGTGGGAATGGGTATCAGGGGAAGTTTGACAAAATGAAGGGACTCCAGTGATCAGCATATTTATCAACAAGGGAGAGCCCCGGATTTGCTCACCTTCCTCTTTCCCAGCATCTCCCCCGAGATAGCCCTTCGAGAGGTCAGAGCACCAACAGAACTCATTCtgttttctccaaagaaacaccTGTGTTTCCTGTCATTGGCCTCACCACCCAAGCTAGAGACCTGGGCAGACTCTTTAAGTCGCCTTGATCCCTCATCCACTTATCTAATCCCTGCCTTCATCCTTTCCCCGCTGTTGAGCTGGTTAAGTATCTTTGGAATCTAAACACTTTCATTGTCACTACCCTTGTGGGCCAAGCCAACAATGATCCCACATTTGAAGAGCCACGCGGCAGCACGGGCTCTTCCAAAAACACAGATCCCCACCTTGTTACCAATCCGCTACTCCTTGTAGCTTCAAGATGGGATCGCAAGCCTGAGTGCTTGTAGGCGCTGGGTGGCAATGTAAATGTATGAGGGAGGTGGCTGGGTGAGACGGGAAAGTGCCAGCACCAGGGAGGGGAAATGGCAGAATTTGGTGGCAGATTAGAGAGAGGGCAATGGTTACTCAGCTCTGGGAGAGTGCAGACCGGGTTGCTAGATCTCCCCAATTTTTCAGAGGTTGCATTAGTTCATATTATGCAAAATcctttgattttcaaatgtcGGCAACTAAGTCaaactttattattaattttttaatgcatggGCTAAACAAAGCATGTCAGTGGCTTGCCTCCAGCAGCTGCCAGCTTCCGGCCTCTGGCCTACAAGATCATCCAAGCTCTACTGTTTGGAATTCAAAGCCCTTCAGGATCCAgcctcccacaccccccccccccaacctcccagcCATACTCCTCACTGAAATTCTCTGTAACAGCTGGGTTCAGTTAAATACACTCAACCCTCCACCCAGAATTCTGTGCCCACTTTACCTGGCAAGCTTCTGTGGCTTGTTATTGTTCAGGCATTACTTTCTCCTCCAGGGAGCTTGGCTACCCCCCAGTCTCACAAAGCAACTCCTCCAtgctctctgccctcagggatAATTCTGTGGACGTTTTGTGGTGTGGCTCTGGGTCCCTGGGACTTTTGAACCCTGGGGACCTGGCACAAGGACTCTCTCAGTCCAGGTCTTCAGCATTGACATAGGTTGGCCATACTAGGTTGCTGCCCCGGAGTGGGTCAAGCCGAACCCGCCCAGGCCATGCCCCCTTGACCAGCTTTGTCTTCCAGTCCCAGCACTGAGCACCCTGGGCCCGCAGTCCCTGTTCTACTGTGGATTTGCTGGCGGTCCCTGGAGCCTCTTTCTTCTCCAGGACCTCCGCCTCCTCTTCTGACAGATGGGATAACAACACAGAGAGCACATAGCTGGCTCACTGTTCCAACAACGGAAGTGAGCGCCGTGGAAGGGCTTTTGAAGCCCCTCCCAATTATCCTGGACGGATGGGTGCGATGGACGAGGAGTCTGTGCGACGCGGGAACACAGGGGTTCTCCTCCATTGAGGGCAAGGAACGTGTCCAATTCATGTTTCCCCGCCATCCAGTGAAGGACCCAGCAGacgttggggggtgggggagggcttcTGGAAATGTGGGCCAGGCGAACAAACGCCAACAACATCTCAAAGGGGGAAGGAGTCCAGGCACACTGTGAGTTTCTGAGAACAGAAACTTACCTGTCTTGTTCATCTCCCTTTGCCCAACGTGCAGACTGAAGCTTGGATACGGTAAATCCTCAGTAATTATCATTTGGATGAGGCAAAGCAGAAAGCCTGAGGGTGAGGCAGAGGTTGTTGGGGAATCGAAATCCCTGGGAAGCAAAAGTTCTCAACTTCGTCAGCGCTTAATCCCCTCTCCCTGGGATGCAAGAAAGGACTCCGGTGGCCCTGTTGATACGATTTATTATTCTCCGCTCTGTACAAGCCGCGTCtaccaccccgcccccacccccacaatccAAAAGAGCACCCAGTCCCCCTTGTGCCCTCCCAACTCCACGCATACTTGGTTCCAGCCAGATCCCaaaggaatggggaggggcagttcAGACCCACATCCTCCACCAAAGCTTATCGGGGGACAGAatgctgctgggggagggggcgctgaTGAAGGTTACAAAACGGAGTTGGACGGAGGGTCAAGTTCAGTGTCTGACGGGctgaggggagggccagagacgtCCGGGACCGGAGTCTGCGGCATGAGCCTGCAAGGAGGCTAGTCTGTCCGAAGTTCTGAAGGATGGCTGGGCAACAGCGAGGAGGGGTTAAGAGTCTGATCAGCaactggagagaaggaagggaggggttgGGAGGGGACATCTGATTGGAGTGGCGGATGGGAACCCCCTCCTGGTCAGGCATCCTTTCCGGCCAAGGcgcccgcccctgccccaggtCCCCCGAGGCCCTCGGCTTTGTGCGCCAGGCGGTGTTTCTTGAGGCCGTAGGTGTTGGCGAAGCCCTCCCCACAGGAGGAGCAGCGGAAGGGCCGTCCGCCCTGGTGCGCCGCCAGGTGCTTACGGAAGTAGCCGGGGTCCTTGAAGGCCTTGAGGCAGGCAGGGCAGCGGAGCTCGGGCCGCGGCGGCTCGTGGGCGCGCTGGTGGCGCAGCACCGAGCTCAGGTAGAAGAAGCCCTTCCCGCAGTGCTCGCAGCGGTAGGCGCGCTCCCCCAGGTGCAGCCGCTGGTGCTCCAGCAGGTTGGAGCGGTAGCGGAAGGTCTTGCCGCAGGCGCCACAGCGCTGGGGCCGGGCCACGGCGTGCAGCCGCCGGTGCTCCGCCAGGCTGGACGACTGCGCGAAGCGCTTGGCGCACACGCCGCACTTGAAGGCGCGCTCGCCGGTGTGCACCACGCGGTGCTGCCGCAGGTACCAGGAGCGCAGGAAGCCTCGGCCACACACGCCGCACCGGTAGGGCCGCTGCTCCGTGTGGCAGCGCTGGTGGCGCATCAGCAGGGCCGCCTCCCAGAAGCGCTTGCCGCACACCGGGCAGCGGAAGCCCCGCTTCTGCCGGTGGCTGCGGCGGTGCAGGAGCAGGTCGTAGGCACCGGCGAAGCTCTGGCCGCAGAGGCCACAGCCTAGGGTCCGCCGCACCAGGTGCACGTACTTGTGAGTCACCAGGCCCAGGAAGTGTTTGAAGCTCTGGCCACACGTGGCGCAGCTGAAGCGCTCAGGGCCCGAGCTGgcacccccgccgccccccgccaccGCCGTCCCGCCGGCGTCGTCACCCCCGGACACCCCCGCCAGGGCAGCCACGGCCGCCCCCACCTCTCCCGCCAGCCCGTTGTCCAGCACGCTGGCCGCGTCGGCGCTGCCGGAGCCGTCCGGGGGCTGGGGACCCCCGGGCGTGGGCGGGAGCAGGCGCTCGGGGGCAGCCTGGTGGACCAGCTTGTGCCACATGAGATTCTCGATGAAGCCGAAGGTCTTGCCGCAGGCATCGCAGCCATACGGCTTCTCCGCCATGTGGGCCTCCTTGTGGCTCATCACGTGGAAGAGATCCGGGAAGTGTTCGCCGCAGTCCGAGCAGGCATAGCTCAGGGCATCCGCCGCCCCGGCAGAGGCGGCCGAGGCGCCCGGCCCACAGGCCCCGGGCGCACCCTGCGTGGCCGGGAGGCCCGCAGCCCCAGCCAGGGCGCAGGGCAGTTGGAGGCGGTGCACCTGGCGGTGGCGGGTGAGGCTCTGCGGGTAGCCGAAGACCTTGCCGCACAGCTCGCACTTGTAGGGCCGCTCGCGGGTGTGCACCACGTGGTGCTTGCTCAGGTGGAAGGACTCCCGGAAGCGCTTCCCGCACACGGGACACTGGTGGGGCTTCTCGCCGGTGTGGATGCGCTCGTGGCGCTTCAGAGTCTCGCGTCGCCCGAAGCCCCGCCCGCAGATGCCGCAGCAGAAAGTCTTTCCGGGGACGCTggcgcccgcgccgcccgccgcgcTGGTGCCAGCCCCGCCGAGCAGCAGCGGGTGCGCCCCCAAGAGCGGGACGGGCACGGCGCCGTACACCacggccgccgcggccgccgcggccTTCTCGCTGTCCGTGGCCGGAGGGTCCGGGGGCAGGAGGTAGGGGCCCGCAGGGAAGGCTGGCGGGGGCTGCGCGACCGCGGCCGCCGCGTCCTTGGGCGCgtccggggcgggggcgggcggggcgtgCGCCGCCTTGTGGCGGAGCAGGCTCTGGGGCGCAGAGTACGACTTGCCACACAGGTCGCAGGGGTACACGGGCCGGGGTCCTGCCGCGCCAGCGCCCGCGTGGGCCGCCTGGTGCTTGAGCAGGTAGGCGGCGTCGCGGAAGGCCTTCCCGCAGACGCCGCACGGCAGGCGCAAGAGGTCGGCCGAGTGCGTCTTCACGTGGCGCTTGAGGCTCTCCCTGCGGTTGAAGCTCTTGCTGCACACGGAGCAGGAGAAGGGCTTCTCACCGGTGTGGATAATCTGGTGCTGGTGGAGGTGGCTGGGCTTCTTGAAGACCTTCCAGCACAGCGGGCAGGCAAACGGGCCCTCGCCGCCCCCCGCCGCGGGAGGGGGCACGCCCACCGCAGCGGGGGCTCCGGCCGCCTCCGCCACGCTGGCGGCCACGGCGGCTCCGgctccggcggcggcggcggcggcggcggctgggggcggggcgggagggccggagggcacgggggtgggggcggcggggggtgcGCCGGCCGAGGGTGCCGGCAGGCCCAGCGGCGGGAGGGGCGCCCCGGGCTGCGGCGGGCCCCCGGGGGCGGGCGGCACGTCCTTGTGGCAGCGGCGGTGGCGGATGAGGCTGGACACGTGGTTGTAGGTGCGGCCGCAGACGCCGCACTCGTAGGGCCGCTCGCCCGAGTGCACCAGCATGTGCTGCACCAGGTGCGAGGACTGCTTGAAGGACTTCTGGCACACGCCGCAGGGGAAGCGCCGCTCCATCAGGTACTTGAGCCTCCGGAAGTAGCCTTTGTCGTCCTTGGCCGGGTCGCAGGCCGCCGCCCCTGCGGCGGGCCCCGGAGGGGTCTGTGAGGGGGCGGGAAGCGGCCCCGGGGTCCCGGTGGGAGAGGCCAGCCCCGGGGCCACCCCCGGCCCGGTCGCGGGCCCTCCGCGTTTCAGGTTCCCAAAAAGGTGCTGGTGTCCAGACAGGTCGACGATGCCCCACTGCGGGGCGGGGAAGGCAGCATCAAAtagggggggcggagggggcccGAAGGCGGGCGGCAGGGGCGGGTCGGGCTTCTTGGCCTGCGAGGAGGACGACGACGACGAGGACGACGACGAGGACGACgacgaggaggacgaggacgaggacggcGCCTCAGCCTTGGGTTTGAAGGTCGCCTGGGGCGGGTAGTCGTactggggtggagggggctggggcgggggctggggcggCGGCCCGGGGGCGCAGGGCAGGGCGGCCACCGCCTTGGCGTGCTCCCCGTACAGTTCCATGGGCTCGAAGCGCTGATGGTTGAGGAACTCCAGAAAGTCGAAGGGGTAGCTCTGGAAGTGAACCCCGTCCTCGCCCCCTATGCCGCTGCCCCCACCGCCCCGGCGGCACCGCCCGCTGCGTTTGCCTCCATCTCGGGCGGGGTGGGCGACGGCAGACCCTGTGGAGAAGAGGATAGGGCTGAGGAAAGGGGACCGGGCGCCGGAAGTCATGGCCATCTGCCGGAGCCACAGTCTGCCTCCCAGCCTTGCTCCTCTcggccccccgcccctccagcgCACAGGGCAGCCCCCCTCCTGGCTCTAGCGCACCACAGACGCCTGCTCAGCCGTCCACCTCCTTGCTGGGGCCCCTTTGCTCCTGCCCTCCCATCCCTTCCACGTTCCCGTTGTTTCTGGGGTCTTCCCACATCCTTTCTCCCCATGCCCCAGGCCCTCAGCTCCGCACCCCCAATCTAATTCTCCCAGCACCCCTTGCCTCTGGTGGCAGTCCCCTTACAAACTCTTGGGTATCAGCACCctcctaaaacacacacacaccccctctccaaaacacacacacacacacacacacacacacacacgagcccCGTTCTCAATCCCCTCAGGTTTTGCCTCTAAAATGATGAGAGGGTGGACTCTAGAGCTCGAGTGCCAGATAGGAATCTGAGCCCCACCAcattccagctgtgtgaccacaggcaagttcctgaacctctctgtgcccggATTTCCACATCTACAAACAGAGGTGACAAAGCACACCCCTCCTGCTCAGGGTCGATGTGAGGCTCCAGCAAGCAAACAGCAGGCCTTTGGGTGGAGGCTTCCTGGCACTTTGCAAGCATGCGGTAAGTGGTATCATATCGATACCCTCTCAGCACTGGCAGTAGATAAGGTCAAGACAGACCAAAAGAACTGGAATGAAATCAGTGTTGGGGAGGGCCGTGTTCTTTTACTACAAGGTGTTTGCCTGGAAGAAGCAAGTTACACCGGGAGGCCTGGCACTGAGAAGGCAGCCTGACGCAGCAGGAAACAGGTGGGCACTGCACCCGGGCAGACCTGGGTTCACATTCCCTCTCCTTCCCGAACCTCGCTTTCTCCATTTCTACGAGGAGGCGGTAACCCCTAGGCTGCAGGGGGAATTTAGGGAGCTCACTCTGCACGGAAGGAAACATTATGTGTGCCTTCAGTGACGTCACACACCTGGGGGACACCGACAGCAGATGCCCAGGGGGTGCAGGTCTCCGTCCTCGCCCCAGGTGGGGATTTCCCTGCCTCCTGTGCAATGGCAGTCAGTCTCTGGGCACCTCCTTTATAGTATTCGTCATTCCAGAAGGCAGGTGTCCATGTCTGCGCCCCGGCCCCCACAAGAACCTCAGCTCCTACAATGGACTTTtgaacctgagccacccagggggccggGGAAACACCTCCACCAAGTCGCGGACAGTCAGTGGGAGAAGAGCCCCCAAGGTGTAGCATGCTTCTTGTCCATAATCCCTGGCCCATGGGGGCCTGGCTCTGTGCCCACAACAGGGGTCAGCGATGCCTACCAAGGCCAGGGCCCATCTGCCCCCAGCCAGCCAGCTGGCTCTCTCCCCCCCACAGGTGAAAGGTGAGTGTCTCCTCCACTCCTCCGCCAAGAGGTCGATATTTTTAGCCTCTAGCTCTGGGTGTCCTTGGACGAGACTCAACATCCCATGCCCTTCACACCCCCTCTGGTTAATTTGCTCTCCAGAAGGAACAAAGGCATGGCTGCGGTGGTGGTGGGAGCCTGTGGGGGAAACCTAAACCCAGGAGACCGGGAGAGCGGGCTGGGTGGGCAGAAAGCACATGGTAGAGGAGTgcaaggggcaggggaaggaggtgtCAGGGAAGAAACCATCGCCCTGGCTTGCCTCCATCAGGGTACATATTAATAACAGCTAATG from Panthera tigris isolate Pti1 chromosome E2, P.tigris_Pti1_mat1.1, whole genome shotgun sequence includes these protein-coding regions:
- the ZNF784 gene encoding LOW QUALITY PROTEIN: zinc finger protein 784 (The sequence of the model RefSeq protein was modified relative to this genomic sequence to represent the inferred CDS: inserted 1 base in 1 codon), yielding MAAARPEPPSPSSAAPEPRXPETPDLVLVPDDGRPATPPSDLIEIQVVKVTDTTLVPEPPEPGSLHCALCPAAFRLVSELLFHEHGHLAGAEGGGQGGDPSRCHVCGHSCPGPASLRAHYSLHTGERPYRCALCPRAFKALAPLLRHQHRHGVEPGSSQRPPEAAAAREQRPGVPQERSEVVMAAAAAGAAVGKPFACRFCAKPFRRSSDMRDHERVHTGERPYHCGICGKGFTQSSVLSGHARIHTGERPFRCALCDRTFNNSSNFRKHQRTHFHGPGPGVGDSGSQLASGAEEPGSGCGAGDSLEEGQGETAKVKVEVAQ
- the ZNF865 gene encoding LOW QUALITY PROTEIN: zinc finger protein 865 (The sequence of the model RefSeq protein was modified relative to this genomic sequence to represent the inferred CDS: inserted 1 base in 1 codon), which encodes MEANAAGGAAXGGGGSGIGGEDGVHFQSYPFDFLEFLNHQRFEPMELYGEHAKAVAALPCAPGPPPQPPPQPPPPQYDYPPQATFKPKAEAPSSSSSSSSSSSSSSSSSSSSSQAKKPDPPLPPAFGPPPPPLFDAAFPAPQWGIVDLSGHQHLFGNLKRGGPATGPGVAPGLASPTGTPGPLPAPSQTPPGPAAGAAACDPAKDDKGYFRRLKYLMERRFPCGVCQKSFKQSSHLVQHMLVHSGERPYECGVCGRTYNHVSSLIRHRRCHKDVPPAPGGPPQPGAPLPPLGLPAPSAGAPPAAPTPVPSGPPAPPPAAAAAAAAGAGAAVAASVAEAAGAPAAVGVPPPAAGGGEGPFACPLCWKVFKKPSHLHQHQIIHTGEKPFSCSVCSKSFNRRESLKRHVKTHSADLLRLPCGVCGKAFRDAAYLLKHQAAHAGAGAAGPRPVYPCDLCGKSYSAPQSLLRHKAAHAPPAPAPDAPKDAAAAVAQPPPAFPAGPYLLPPDPPATDSEKAAAAAAAVVYGAVPVPLLGAHPLLLGGAGTSAAGGAGASVPGKTFCCGICGRGFGRRETLKRHERIHTGEKPHQCPVCGKRFRESFHLSKHHVVHTRERPYKCELCGKVFGYPQSLTRHRQVHRLQLPCALAGAAGLPATQGAPGACGPGASAASAGAADALSYACSDCGEHFPDLFHVMSHKEAHMAEKPYGCDACGKTFGFIENLMWHKLVHQAAPERLLPPTPGGPQPPDGSGSADAASVLDNGLAGEVGAAVAALAGVSGGDDAGGTAVAGGGGGASSGPERFSCATCGQSFKHFLGLVTHKYVHLVRRTLGCGLCGQSFAGAYDLLLHRRSHRQKRGFRCPVCGKRFWEAALLMRHQRCHTEQRPYRCGVCGRGFLRSWYLRQHRVVHTGERAFKCGVCAKRFAQSSSLAEHRRLHAVARPQRCGACGKTFRYRSNLLEHQRLHLGERAYRCEHCGKGFFYLSSVLRHQRAHEPPRPELRCPACLKAFKDPGYFRKHLAAHQGGRPFRCSSCGEGFANTYGLKKHRLAHKAEGLGGPGAGAGALAGKDA